A genomic stretch from Salvelinus alpinus chromosome 38, SLU_Salpinus.1, whole genome shotgun sequence includes:
- the LOC139566487 gene encoding CLIP-associating protein 1-like isoform X13: MTTGEDKNYDDDDSVDGGRSSSSKGPSSGKKAVSMGSFRRPSSASSTKSTGRDGPSAAAAGAVDEEDFIRAFEEVSTMELFSNREMEDAMTKIREVLADDKRDWEHRVTALKKMRSLLLAGAVDFDGFSQQLRLTEAAFKMSAKDLRSQVVREACITLGHLSYILGNRFDHCAESIMPTLLTLVSNSAKVMATSGIAVIRLIIRHTHYPRLIPIVTSSCLSKSVAVRRRCFEFLDLLLQEWQTSSLERNVAVLTETIKKGVHDADSEARSVARKCYWTFHGHFSREAEQLFQALESSYQKALQSHMKSSDSILSLPASDRSSSSSQESLNRPQSAKSSMGNTVTRTKAAPSRGPSTPGSLQRSRSDVDVNAAATTSAKSRMTPVPGSPAPFSAASALPPGSYASLDNTPGNIRPVGRVRTRRTSSGSGVSASPSVIDSRGRSRAKMVSVSQPGSRSGSPGRLLSHTYGRISRATGGTTPAERRPKVPRSHGCSRDTSPDRSGLARSRIPRPSMSQGCSRDTSRESSRDTSPARGFSPLASRRVSRSTSALHSAESVGHSERLGLAHQARISASVNAMRILNTGTEVEAAVADALLLGDARNNKRRPVRRRYESPGIYSDDDANSDASSACSELSYGSRNGGPPHYMRQTEDVAEVLNHCASSNWSERKEGLLGLQNLLVSQRILSRVELKRLCEIFTRMFADPHSKVFSMFLETLVDFITLHREDVQDWLFVLLTQLLKKMGADLLGSVQAKVQKALDVTRDSFPLDQQFNILMRFIVDQTQTPNLKVKVAILRYIEGLARQMDPADFVNSSETRLAVSRIITWTTEPKSSDVRKSFHHSWAGEELSGRPSTTVASLPGEGNVEERCKQAAQVVLIALFELNTPEFTMLLGALPKTFQDGATKLLHSHLRNSSNTREASPSSTMGRTPPPPRHPSSRSSPLTSPTNCSHGGGLSPSRLWGWSADGLSKYPPPFPSPLSSTPAAPSLKTLRSAYSPSMLEYDTENLNTDQIYSSLRGVTEAIQNFSFRSQEDLMEPGRGKREDTPGVGTASHSGVDVVEGPGGRTALDNKTSLLNTPSPRSFSGPRGRDYNPYNYSDTISAYDKAALRETVYEDDVEQLRDGRQECGGENKMLHTKNSSPAEQLGLVAELLKELSSPSERPEERRGALVELLKIAREDSLAVWEEHFKTMLLLLLETLSDQDHTIRALALRVLKEILRNQPARFKNYAELTIMKTLELHKDSHKEVVRAAEESASTLAGSIHPEQCIKVLCPIVQTADYPINLASIKMQTKVIERITKESLHQLLPDIIPGLLQGYDNTESSVRKASVFCLVAVYSVIGEELKPYLAQLTGSKMKLLNLYIKRAQTSTSNSSSSSDISSY, from the exons GGAGAGATGGTCCTAGTGCGGCTGCTGCAGGGGCTGTGGATGAGGAGGACTTCATCCGTGCCTTCGAGGAAGTGTCCACTATGGAA cttTTCTCTAACAGGGAAATGGAGGACGCCATGACCAAGATCAGAGAGGTGCTGGCCGACGACAAACGAGACTGGGAGCACAGAGTCACTGCG TTGAAGAAGATGCGTTCTCTGCTCCTGGCGGGAGCGGTGGACTTTGACGGTTTCTCCCAGCAGCTGCGTCTCACGGAGGCAGCCTTCAAGATGTCCGCTAAAGACCTGCGCTCTCAGGTGGTCAGAGAGGCCTGTATCACTCTGGG CCACCTGTCCTACATCCTGGGGAACAGGTTTGACCACTGTGCAGAGTCCATCATGCCCACTCTCCTAACCCTGGTCTCTAACTCGGCCAAGGTCATGGCCACATCCGGCATCGCTGTCATACGACTCATCATCAGG cATACACACTACCCTCGTCTCATTCCTATCGTGACCAGCAGCTGCCTGTCGAAATCTGTGGCCGTAAGAAG GCGCTGTTTTGAGTTTTTGGACCTCTTGCTGCAGGAGTGGCAGACCAGCTCTCTAGAGAG GAATGTAGCTGTTCTGACAGAGACCATCAAGAAAGGAGTCCATGATGCAGACTCCGAGGCCCGATCAGTGGCCAGGAA GTGCTACTGGACGTTCCACGGCCACTTCAGCCGGGAGGCGGAGCAGCTGTTCCAGGCTCTAGAGTCGTCCTATCAGAAGGCTCTCCAGTCCCACATGAAGAGTTCTGACAGCATCCTGTCCCTCCCTGCCTCAGaccgctcctcctcctcctcacaggaGAGCCTCAA cCGCCCTCAGTCTGCCAAGAGCTCCATGGGAAACACCGTGACCAGGA CGAAAGCGGCTCCCTCCAGAGGTCCCTCCACCCCGGGCTCTCTCCAGCGTTCCCGTAGCGACGTGGACGTGAACGCTGCTGCCACCACTAGTGCCAAGTCCAGGATGACTCCCGTGCCCGGCTCGCCCGCCCCCTTCAGCGCTGCCTCGGCTCTGCCACCCGGCTCCTACGCCTCTCTAG ACAACACACCTGGTAACATTAGACCAGTGG gccGTGTGCGTACCAGGAGAACGAGTTCGGGGAGCGGCGTGAGTGCAAGTCCCTCTGTCATAGACAGTAGGGGGAGGAGTCGAGCCAAAATGGTGTCAGTGTCTCAAC CTGGCAGTCGTTCTGGCTCCCCTGGTCGTCTCCTGAGCCATACATACGGCAGGATCTCCAGGGCCACTGGAGGGACAACGCCAGCAGAAAGGAGGCCTAAAGTCCCCCGCAGCCATGGCTGCAGCCGAGACACCAGTCCAGACAGATCAGGCCTGG CGAGGAGTCGTATCCCCCGGCCCAGCATGAGTCAGGGCtgcagcagggacacctctaggGAGAGCAGCCGAGACACCAGCCCCGCTCGGGGATTCTCTCCTCTGG CGTCCAGACGTGTCTCCCGCTCCACCAGTGCTCTCCACTCGGCTGAGTCTGTGGGCCACTCAG AGCGTCTAGGTCTGGCCCACCAGGCCCGTATCTCAGCTTCTGTCAACGCCATGaggatcctcaacactgggaccgAGGTGGAGGCAGCTGTAGCCGACGCCCTGTTACTAGGAGACGCCAGGAACAACAAG CGGCGGCCAGTCAGACGGCGGTACGAGTCCCCGGGGATCTACTCAGACGACGACGCTAACAGCGACGCCAGCAGCGCCTGCTCTGAGCTCTCGTATGGCTCGCGGAACGGCGGCCCGCCCCACTACATGAGACAGACGGAGGACGTGGCCGAGGTGCTGAACCACTGTGCCAGTTCCAACTGGTCTGAGAGGAAGGAGGGGCTGCTGGGACTACAGAACCTGCTCGTTAGCCAGAGAATTCTCAG TCGTGTGGAGCTGAAGAGATTGTGTGAGATCTTCACAAGGATGTTTGCTGACCCACACAGCAAG GTGTTCAGCATGTTTCTGGAGACCCTGGTAGACTTCATCACCCTGCACAGAGAGGACGTGCAGGACTGGCTGTTTGTCCTGCTCACCCAGCTGCTGAAGAAGATGGGAGCTGACCTCCTGGGTTCCGTACAGGCCAAGGTCCAGAAGGCTCTGGACGTCACCAG ggACTCGTTCCCGTTGGACCAGCAGTTTAACATCCTGATGCGTTTCATCGTCGACCAGACCCAGACCCCCAACCTGAAGGTCAAGGTGGCCATCCTGAGGTACATTGAGGGCCTGGCCCGTCAAATGGACCCCGCAGACTTTGTCAACTCCAGCGAGACGCGCCTGGCCGTCTCCCGCATCATCACCTGGACCACGGAACCAAAGAGCTCCGACGTCAGGAAG AGCTTCCACCATAGCTGGGCAGGTGAGGAGTTGTCAGGCAGGCCCAGCACCACCGTAGCCTCTCTACCTGGAGAGGGGAACGTGGAGGAGAGGTGCAAGCAG GCGGCTCAGGTGGTTCTGATCGCCTTGTTTGAGCTGAACACCCCAGAGTTCACCATGCTGCTGGGGGCCCTGCCCAAGACCTTCCAGGACGGAGCCACTAAACTGCTGCATAGCCACCTGCGGAACTCCAGCAACACCAGAGAG GCTTCTCCCAGTAGCACCATGGGACGGACTCCTCCCCCACCTCGCCACCCCAGCAGTCGCAGCAGCCCCCTCACCTCTCCCACCAACTGCTCCCATGGGGGGGGGCTCTCTCCCAG CCGGCTATGGGGTTGGAGTGCTGATGGCCTGTCAAAGTAccctcctcccttcccttctcctctctcctccacccctgctGCACCCTCCCTCAAGACCCTACGAAGTGCTTACTCTCCCAG CATGTTGGAGTACGACACAGAGAACCTGAACACCGATCAGATCTATAGCTCCCTGCGAGGCGTCACTGAGGCCATCCAGAACTTCAGCTTCCGCAGTCAGGAGGACCTCATGGAGCCGGGCAGAGGCAAGAGAGAGGACACG CCGGGTGTTGGAACAGCATCACACTCTGGTGTTGATGTGGTGGAGGGGCCCGGGGGTCGCACGGCCCTGGACAACAAGACCTCCCTACTCAACACCCCCTCCCCCCGTTCCTTCTCCGGCCCCCGGGGCCGCGACTACAACCCCTACAACTACTCTGACACCATCAGCGCCTACGACAAGGCTGCCCTGAGAGAGACGGTGTACGAGGACGACGTGGAGCAGCTTCGAGATG GCCGCCAAGAGTGTGGTGGAGAAAACAAGATGCTGCACACCAAGAACAGTTCCCCTGCGGAGCAGCTGGGACTG GTGGCTGAGCTGCTGAAGGAGCTGTCTAGCCCCAGTGAgaggccagaggagaggaggggagcccTGGTGGAGCTGCTGAAGATAGCCCGGGAGGACAGCCTGGCCGTGTGGGAGGAACACTTCAAAACcatgctgctcctgctgctggaGACTCTGTCAGACCAAGAT CACACCATCCGGGCACTGGCGCTACGAGTGCTGAAGGAGATCTTACGCAACCAGCCGGCCCGCTTCAAGAACTACGCAGAACTCACCATCATGAAGACCCTGGAGCTACACAAAGACTCCCATAAAGAG GTTGTGCGGGCAGCAGAGGAGTCAGCCTCCACCCTGGCCGGCTCCATCCACCCAGAACAGTGTATCAAGGTGCTGTGTCCCATCGTCCAGACGGCTGACTACCCCATCAACCTGGCTTCCATCAAGATGCAGACCAAGGTGATAGAACGCATCACCAAGGAGTCCCTACACCAGCTGCTGCCTGACATCATACCAGGACTACTGCAG GGGTATGACAACACAGAGAGCAGTGTGAGGAAGGCCAGTGTGTTCTGTCTGGTGGCTGTCTACTCTGTCATCGGTGAAGAGTTGAAGCCCTACCTGGCCCAGCTCACAGGAAGCAAG ATGAAGCTGCTGAACCTGTACATAAAGAGAGCCCAGACGTCcaccagcaacagcagcagctccTCAGACATCTCCTCATACTAA